One Idiomarina loihiensis L2TR genomic window carries:
- a CDS encoding M28 family metallopeptidase — MKYVILGALSLSVLAACGPANESNKETDKAVADIKDSAFNPNYRDYLKTLSSDEFEGRAPASAGGEKTVSFIENNFREWGLKPYDQENDSYRQPVPLVKLMPYKVSSLNFDGESAPESMKYRTEMMAWTPRVVDEVKVENSDVVFVGYGIVAPEYDWNDYEGLDVEGKTVVMLVNDPGYATGDPELFNGNAMTYYGRWTYKFEEAARQGAEAAFVIHETGPAGYGWGVVAGGSPVRFDLKRENKNMDRSAIEGWITEESANALFATVGKNLEQMRELALSGEFKPQPLNIEASLTVQNKFEYLDTNNVIGYIEGSKYPEEHVIYMAHHDHLGTDPVREDDPIYNGAQDNASGTAALMAMAEQFAKGPQPERSIVFAAVGAEESGLLGSGWYASHPMLPLGKAVGGINMDVMNVYGPMKDMVVVGYGNSSMEDYLKRYVKAQDRYVAPEPTPEVGSFYRSDHFSLAKKGVPMLYAEGGNDHFEKGREWTEEQRAIFNRDAYHKPADEFDENWDLRGVQQDMSVFYSIGNELANSRDWPQWAPGNEFEAVRKATEDMRK, encoded by the coding sequence ATGAAGTACGTCATATTGGGAGCACTGAGCTTAAGTGTCTTAGCTGCTTGCGGGCCGGCAAACGAATCAAACAAAGAAACAGATAAAGCCGTTGCCGATATAAAGGATTCAGCTTTTAACCCCAATTACCGGGATTATCTTAAAACGTTATCTTCTGACGAGTTTGAAGGGCGCGCACCTGCATCAGCTGGTGGTGAAAAAACGGTTAGCTTTATTGAAAATAATTTCCGCGAGTGGGGCTTAAAGCCGTATGACCAGGAAAATGACAGTTATCGTCAACCTGTCCCCTTAGTCAAATTGATGCCGTATAAAGTGAGTTCTCTAAACTTTGATGGTGAGTCAGCACCAGAGTCAATGAAGTACCGTACGGAAATGATGGCGTGGACACCGCGAGTGGTTGACGAAGTTAAAGTCGAGAACAGCGACGTTGTTTTTGTCGGATACGGTATTGTTGCTCCTGAATACGACTGGAACGACTACGAAGGACTGGATGTTGAAGGTAAAACCGTTGTTATGCTAGTAAATGACCCGGGCTACGCAACAGGTGATCCTGAGCTATTTAATGGCAATGCAATGACTTACTATGGTCGTTGGACTTATAAATTTGAGGAAGCCGCCAGACAGGGCGCTGAAGCCGCTTTTGTGATACACGAGACTGGACCTGCCGGATATGGCTGGGGGGTTGTTGCTGGCGGTTCTCCAGTGCGTTTTGACTTAAAGCGTGAAAACAAGAATATGGATCGCTCAGCCATTGAAGGTTGGATAACCGAAGAGAGTGCAAATGCGCTTTTTGCTACTGTAGGCAAGAATTTAGAACAAATGCGGGAGCTGGCGTTAAGTGGTGAGTTTAAGCCTCAGCCGCTGAATATTGAAGCTTCACTGACGGTGCAAAACAAATTTGAATATTTAGATACCAATAACGTGATTGGTTACATTGAGGGCTCTAAATATCCAGAAGAACACGTTATTTATATGGCTCACCACGACCATCTGGGAACCGATCCGGTGCGTGAAGATGATCCTATCTATAATGGTGCGCAGGATAATGCCTCCGGCACGGCCGCATTAATGGCTATGGCTGAGCAGTTTGCTAAAGGGCCACAACCAGAGCGCTCTATTGTGTTTGCTGCGGTAGGTGCAGAGGAGAGTGGCCTGCTCGGTTCTGGCTGGTACGCGTCACATCCAATGCTGCCGCTGGGCAAAGCTGTTGGCGGTATCAATATGGACGTTATGAACGTTTATGGTCCGATGAAAGACATGGTTGTCGTTGGTTATGGCAATTCTTCTATGGAAGACTACTTGAAACGCTACGTAAAGGCCCAAGATCGTTATGTAGCACCTGAGCCAACTCCTGAAGTGGGTTCATTCTACCGCTCGGATCATTTTAGCCTGGCGAAGAAAGGCGTGCCGATGCTTTACGCTGAAGGTGGCAATGATCACTTTGAAAAGGGCCGCGAGTGGACTGAAGAGCAGCGTGCTATATTTAATCGCGACGCTTATCATAAACCGGCTGATGAATTTGATGAAAACTGGGATTTACGTGGTGTACAGCAGGACATGTCCGTTTTTTATTCAATTGGCAATGAGTTAGCAAACTCACGGGATTGGCCGCAATGGGCACCGGGCAATGAATTTGAAGCGGTACGTAAAGCAACAGAAGATATGCGTAAATAG
- the dcd gene encoding dCTP deaminase: MRLNDTEIEQHLKDGIIGVEPAPQANNISGVTLDIHLGNDFRVLQDHAAPFIDISGSREAIEAAIQEVMSDEIVLKDDQAFFIHPGEFALAVTHESITLPADMVGWLDGRSSLARLGLMVHVTAHRIDPGWSGQIVLEFFNSGKLPLALRAGMKIGAISFEKLSGPCARPYNKREDAKYRDQHSAVASRISADGG; this comes from the coding sequence ATGCGCCTAAACGACACTGAAATAGAACAGCATTTGAAAGATGGAATTATAGGTGTCGAACCTGCACCCCAAGCCAATAATATCTCAGGCGTTACACTAGATATTCATTTAGGCAACGATTTTCGTGTGCTGCAGGATCATGCGGCACCTTTTATAGATATTAGCGGCTCGCGCGAAGCTATTGAAGCGGCAATTCAGGAAGTCATGAGTGATGAAATTGTGCTTAAAGATGACCAGGCCTTTTTTATTCACCCTGGCGAATTTGCTTTAGCGGTAACACATGAGTCTATTACCTTGCCGGCCGATATGGTGGGTTGGTTAGACGGTCGCTCGTCATTAGCGCGTTTAGGATTGATGGTACATGTAACGGCTCACCGCATTGACCCGGGTTGGTCAGGACAAATTGTTCTGGAGTTCTTTAATAGCGGTAAGTTACCTTTGGCATTACGAGCGGGTATGAAGATAGGTGCTATTAGTTTTGAGAAGCTCAGTGGCCCTTGTGCAAGGCCCTACAACAAGCGTGAAGATGCTAAATATCGGGATCAGCACAGCGCCGTGGCTTCGCGTATTTCAGCTGACGGCGGCTAA
- a CDS encoding protein adenylyltransferase SelO, whose product MPIVFDNRFARKFPEITTRQPIKPDGEVNLRWLNSPLWAELTNGETPPAELSQWLGGLEHCPGSDPVAQKYAGHQFGHFNPYLGDGRGLLLGQAVVGDKITDIHIKGAGPTPYSRGADGRAVLRSSIRELLASEALHALTIPTTRALALISTQGKIQRERVEPGAMLARTATTHVRFGHFEHCFHRGLEDTMHNLWQDTIEVTWPHLADADIEEQFSQVVKSTAEMIAAWQAYGFIHGVMNTDNMSLAGETFDFGPYAFLDDYQPEKIFNHTDAGGRYGLLQQPGVGLWNLQRLAQAISPLIEADKLRAALDTYEPELRKAYLNRMTKRLGMSSVPAKERMQLVGGWLSLLEVNQADYQLAFRDLIDSLEAKEPKGLLAQSGDSWWQEYNNVVNGESDIDVMKQVNPWVIVRTHHAQRVIEAAETGDDSLLHDYVQALMTPFSERLRESPWAKPPTAEEQVSELSCSS is encoded by the coding sequence ATGCCAATAGTTTTTGATAACCGCTTTGCCCGTAAGTTCCCGGAAATTACAACTCGCCAGCCAATAAAGCCCGATGGCGAGGTCAATTTACGTTGGTTAAATAGCCCTTTATGGGCTGAATTAACCAATGGAGAAACGCCGCCGGCTGAATTGTCTCAGTGGCTGGGAGGGCTCGAGCACTGCCCGGGAAGTGACCCGGTTGCGCAAAAGTACGCAGGGCATCAGTTCGGACATTTTAACCCTTATTTAGGCGATGGTCGCGGCCTGCTGCTGGGTCAGGCCGTAGTGGGAGATAAAATAACGGATATCCATATAAAAGGCGCCGGACCGACTCCATACAGCCGGGGCGCAGATGGCAGGGCGGTGTTGCGCTCTTCTATACGGGAATTGCTGGCAAGCGAAGCGCTGCACGCGCTAACTATTCCGACAACGCGTGCTTTGGCCTTAATCTCGACACAAGGGAAGATACAACGGGAGCGGGTTGAACCCGGCGCGATGCTGGCCCGCACAGCGACGACGCATGTCCGTTTTGGTCATTTTGAACACTGTTTTCACCGCGGACTGGAAGATACCATGCACAACCTCTGGCAGGACACCATAGAAGTGACCTGGCCACACTTAGCGGATGCGGATATCGAGGAACAATTTTCGCAGGTGGTTAAAAGTACCGCTGAGATGATTGCTGCGTGGCAGGCTTATGGTTTTATTCATGGTGTAATGAATACTGACAATATGAGTTTAGCGGGTGAAACGTTCGACTTTGGCCCCTACGCCTTTCTGGATGATTACCAGCCCGAAAAGATTTTTAATCATACCGATGCGGGCGGGCGTTACGGGCTTTTGCAACAACCGGGAGTTGGACTCTGGAATTTACAGCGACTGGCTCAGGCAATTAGTCCTTTAATTGAGGCAGATAAACTAAGGGCGGCGCTGGACACCTACGAACCTGAACTTCGAAAAGCTTACTTAAACCGAATGACAAAGCGTCTGGGGATGTCGTCAGTGCCGGCCAAAGAGAGAATGCAGTTAGTTGGCGGCTGGTTAAGTCTGCTGGAAGTGAACCAGGCCGATTATCAATTGGCGTTCCGTGACTTAATTGACTCGCTTGAAGCGAAAGAGCCGAAAGGGTTACTGGCACAAAGCGGTGACAGCTGGTGGCAGGAATACAATAACGTGGTAAACGGAGAGAGCGATATTGACGTGATGAAGCAAGTTAACCCCTGGGTTATTGTCAGGACACACCATGCGCAGCGGGTTATCGAGGCTGCAGAAACCGGTGACGACTCGTTATTACATGACTATGTGCAGGCTTTAATGACCCCCTTTTCTGAACGTTTACGCGAAAGCCCCTGGGCGAAGCCGCCAACGGCTGAGGAGCAGGTCTCTGAACTGTCCTGCTCAAGTTGA
- a CDS encoding bifunctional glycosyltransferase family 2/GtrA family protein produces the protein MKKPYIVIPALDPDQHLLELIDSITTGDPEWNHYLGIIVVDDGSRLSDVFQQLADRHRVHVLRHEQNKGKGAALRTAFNWIIKQSDERCSGAVTADADGQHLAKDILAICTCLKGYPDKLWLGSRTFDEKDIPFRSRLGNKFTRVIFRLVTGQDIKDTQTGLRGIPLGFLKQLVHFNSSGYEFELEMLLSAKRCGYRINSQEITTVYEEGNETSHYRPVIDSIKIYQKFLKFASIGILSAGLDYSIFATAYFFSGQVLESIVLARIISGVFNFSLNRQWVFKQGAHVAWDATKYSCLAIVLVAANYGLTEAFRYLGVTPFIGKPLAEGLVFLLSYGGQKRLVFKKAT, from the coding sequence ATGAAGAAACCTTATATTGTTATTCCGGCGCTGGATCCCGACCAGCACTTGCTGGAGCTTATTGATAGTATTACCACTGGAGATCCAGAATGGAATCACTATCTGGGTATTATTGTTGTTGATGACGGTAGTCGCCTCTCCGATGTTTTTCAGCAACTGGCTGATCGTCATCGTGTTCATGTTCTAAGGCATGAGCAAAATAAGGGAAAAGGCGCGGCGTTGCGCACGGCATTTAACTGGATCATCAAGCAAAGTGATGAACGCTGTTCCGGTGCCGTAACTGCTGACGCAGACGGTCAGCATTTGGCGAAAGACATTCTCGCTATTTGCACCTGCCTAAAAGGATACCCGGATAAACTATGGCTGGGTAGCCGCACTTTCGATGAAAAAGACATTCCTTTCCGCTCCAGACTCGGTAATAAATTTACCCGGGTTATTTTTCGGCTGGTAACGGGTCAGGATATTAAAGATACCCAAACCGGACTACGTGGAATTCCGTTAGGTTTCCTTAAACAGTTAGTTCACTTTAACAGTTCAGGTTATGAGTTTGAGTTGGAAATGCTGCTTTCGGCTAAGCGCTGCGGCTATCGCATAAACTCTCAGGAAATAACCACGGTTTATGAAGAGGGTAATGAAACAAGTCATTACCGACCAGTAATCGACTCGATAAAAATTTACCAAAAGTTTTTAAAGTTTGCGAGTATTGGCATTCTGTCTGCCGGCCTTGATTACTCTATTTTTGCGACAGCTTACTTTTTCTCCGGCCAGGTGTTGGAGTCTATTGTTCTGGCGCGAATTATATCCGGGGTGTTCAACTTTTCTTTGAATCGCCAATGGGTATTCAAACAGGGGGCTCATGTCGCCTGGGACGCAACTAAGTACAGTTGTTTGGCGATTGTTTTAGTGGCTGCTAATTACGGCCTTACGGAGGCTTTCCGGTATCTTGGTGTCACACCTTTTATTGGTAAGCCTTTAGCTGAAGGTCTAGTATTTTTATTGAGTTACGGTGGGCAAAAACGCTTAGTTTTTAAAAAAGCGACTTGA
- a CDS encoding efflux RND transporter permease subunit: MAKFFINRPIFAWVIALLTMMAGAIAMLQLPIAQYPTIAPPAVEIQVSYPGANAETVSNTVTKVIEQNMTGIDNLLYFSSQSNFGNGTVSLTFASGTDPDIAQVQVQNKLSQATPQLPQAVQAQGITVSKASSSFLMVAALVASDDRYSQTDLSDYIASNIQDPIARTTGVGNVQLFGSPYSMRIWVDPSALVNYGMTMADLKSAIQAQNAQVAAGELGGTPAVEGQRLNATIIAQTRMSDVSEFENITLKVLSDGSQVRLKDVAEVEKGAENYSIQANYNGKPATGLAINLQTGANALETADAVKARMAELEEFFPDGMELVTAYDTTPFIKISISEVAQVLIEAIILVFLLMFVFLQNLRATLIPTLAIPVVILGTMGVMALAGFSINTLTMFGMVLSIGLLVDDAIVVVENVERLMSEEGLSPKQATIKSMGQITGALVAIGVVMAAVFAPMAFFPGSTGAVYRQFSLTIITSMGLSVLVAIVFSPALCATLLKPVKHDKSSGWGPLGWFNRTLEKWTDKYTNTIHSILRRTVRFGVLYLGIIGILVFLFMKLPAAFLPDEDRGVFLTQMQLPVGSTIEQSVNTMDKIENYYLNQEDAVQSVFSVVGFSFSGRSQANGIAFVRLKDWSERDESQSVNAVIGRAFGFFAGIKEAMIFAFNLPPIPELGVSSGFNLFLQDRGNLGHAGLLEARNQLLGMAGQNDKLVQVRPNGLEDAPQLRIDIDFEKAQALGLTITNINETLSTAWGSSYVNDFIDRGRVKKVYLQGETESRMLPEDINEWYVKNNQGDMVPFSSFSSWEWTYGAQRVESYNGVAAMEIQGQAAPGVSTGEAMIEMEKMIAKLPPGIGFEWTGISLQERQSGDFAPILYSVSLIVVFLFLAALYESWSIPFSVMLVVPLGILGAVVAVMLRGISNDVYFQVGLLTTVGVSARNAILIVEFAKDLQAQGKELLDATLEAVRLRLRPILMTSLAFIFGVMPLALSDGAGAASRNAIGTSVIGGMIGGTVLAIFFVPLFFYVVRRIFPPKQSEE; encoded by the coding sequence ATGGCCAAGTTTTTTATAAATCGCCCGATATTTGCCTGGGTTATCGCGCTACTGACCATGATGGCCGGTGCTATCGCGATGCTGCAGCTACCTATAGCTCAGTATCCGACTATCGCTCCGCCTGCAGTCGAAATTCAGGTGAGTTACCCTGGCGCTAACGCCGAAACCGTTTCAAATACCGTAACCAAGGTTATTGAGCAGAATATGACAGGTATTGATAACCTGCTCTATTTCTCTTCTCAGAGTAACTTTGGTAACGGCACCGTTAGTCTGACTTTTGCTTCAGGAACGGATCCTGATATTGCTCAGGTGCAAGTTCAGAATAAGCTTTCTCAGGCAACCCCCCAGTTGCCTCAGGCAGTTCAGGCTCAGGGCATTACCGTTAGTAAAGCGAGTAGCTCATTCTTAATGGTAGCCGCGCTCGTGGCCTCAGACGACCGTTACTCTCAAACCGACTTAAGTGACTATATTGCGTCAAATATTCAGGATCCTATAGCCCGTACAACGGGGGTTGGTAACGTTCAACTCTTTGGCTCACCCTACTCTATGAGAATTTGGGTCGACCCGTCAGCGCTGGTTAACTACGGCATGACAATGGCTGACCTTAAAAGTGCTATTCAGGCACAAAATGCTCAGGTTGCTGCCGGTGAACTTGGTGGCACACCAGCCGTAGAGGGGCAACGTCTGAACGCAACCATTATTGCGCAAACTCGTATGTCTGATGTCTCTGAGTTTGAAAATATCACCTTAAAAGTGTTGTCTGATGGTTCTCAAGTCCGCCTTAAAGACGTTGCTGAGGTCGAAAAAGGCGCGGAAAACTATTCCATTCAGGCCAATTATAACGGTAAGCCGGCAACGGGTCTGGCAATTAACCTACAAACCGGCGCTAACGCTCTGGAAACAGCCGATGCGGTAAAAGCGCGAATGGCTGAACTGGAAGAGTTTTTCCCTGATGGAATGGAGTTGGTTACAGCGTACGATACGACTCCCTTTATCAAAATTTCAATTTCAGAAGTCGCGCAGGTTTTAATAGAGGCCATTATTCTGGTCTTCCTGCTGATGTTCGTTTTCCTGCAGAACCTACGCGCTACTTTAATACCCACCTTAGCAATACCGGTGGTTATTCTGGGAACCATGGGAGTCATGGCATTAGCCGGTTTCTCAATTAACACCCTGACCATGTTCGGTATGGTGTTGTCCATCGGCCTGTTGGTTGATGACGCCATCGTCGTTGTAGAGAACGTTGAGCGCTTAATGTCTGAAGAGGGCTTGTCACCCAAACAGGCAACGATTAAGTCGATGGGACAAATTACCGGGGCACTTGTTGCTATCGGTGTTGTTATGGCCGCGGTATTCGCACCTATGGCCTTCTTCCCGGGTTCCACCGGTGCCGTTTACCGACAGTTCTCACTGACCATCATTACCTCGATGGGTCTGTCTGTTCTGGTCGCTATCGTGTTCTCACCAGCATTGTGTGCCACCCTGCTGAAACCGGTTAAGCACGACAAAAGCAGTGGCTGGGGCCCGCTTGGTTGGTTCAACCGTACCTTAGAGAAATGGACCGATAAGTACACCAATACCATTCACTCAATTTTACGTCGTACCGTACGGTTTGGCGTACTTTACCTGGGTATTATTGGCATTCTGGTGTTCTTATTCATGAAATTGCCAGCGGCCTTCTTGCCCGACGAAGATCGCGGCGTATTCTTGACTCAGATGCAGTTACCGGTCGGTTCGACTATTGAGCAGTCGGTTAATACCATGGACAAAATAGAAAACTATTACCTTAACCAGGAAGATGCGGTTCAGTCAGTATTTTCTGTTGTTGGTTTCAGTTTCTCAGGACGAAGTCAGGCTAATGGTATCGCCTTCGTGCGTTTGAAAGACTGGAGCGAACGTGACGAAAGCCAGAGTGTTAATGCCGTTATAGGCAGAGCTTTTGGGTTCTTCGCTGGTATTAAAGAGGCGATGATATTTGCCTTTAACCTGCCACCTATTCCAGAACTTGGTGTTTCCAGTGGTTTCAACCTGTTCCTGCAGGATCGCGGTAACCTGGGTCATGCAGGTTTACTCGAAGCCCGTAACCAATTGCTGGGTATGGCAGGACAGAACGACAAGCTGGTACAGGTACGTCCAAATGGTCTTGAAGATGCGCCACAGTTGCGTATTGATATCGACTTTGAAAAAGCTCAGGCGCTGGGACTGACTATTACCAATATCAATGAAACCTTAAGCACAGCCTGGGGTTCATCCTACGTTAACGACTTTATCGATCGGGGCCGGGTTAAAAAGGTCTATCTGCAGGGCGAGACGGAATCGCGCATGTTGCCTGAAGATATCAACGAATGGTATGTCAAAAATAACCAGGGTGATATGGTGCCATTTAGCTCATTCTCGAGCTGGGAATGGACTTATGGTGCCCAGCGAGTTGAAAGCTACAACGGTGTTGCTGCAATGGAAATCCAGGGGCAGGCAGCTCCGGGAGTCAGTACCGGCGAAGCCATGATTGAAATGGAAAAGATGATTGCTAAGCTTCCTCCGGGTATTGGTTTCGAATGGACAGGTATTTCTTTACAAGAGCGTCAATCTGGTGATTTTGCGCCGATCCTTTATAGCGTATCGCTGATTGTCGTATTCCTGTTCCTGGCAGCCCTGTACGAAAGCTGGTCAATACCTTTCTCAGTCATGCTGGTTGTCCCTCTGGGTATTCTGGGTGCTGTCGTTGCTGTCATGCTTCGCGGTATCTCTAACGATGTTTACTTCCAGGTAGGTCTGCTGACAACCGTAGGGGTATCAGCAAGGAACGCCATACTGATTGTTGAGTTTGCGAAAGACTTACAGGCTCAGGGTAAAGAGCTACTGGATGCCACGCTGGAAGCCGTGCGCTTACGTCTGCGCCCTATCCTTATGACGTCCTTAGCCTTTATCTTTGGTGTTATGCCTCTGGCACTAAGCGATGGTGCAGGTGCTGCAAGCCGTAATGCCATCGGTACCAGTGTTATAGGCGGAATGATTGGCGGTACTGTACTGGCAATCTTCTTCGTACCATTATTCTTCTATGTTGTGCGGCGAATATTCCCGCCTAAACAATCGGAAGAATAA
- the apbC gene encoding iron-sulfur cluster carrier protein ApbC has translation MMKDFTHPLLPNGIPDNWVTGSGKQRVLNLPFVAGESLLKAIQEDSELGEFDWQLNCQIKKLKNSQPELPLTTGNVIVVSSGKGGVGKSSVSVNLALALSQLGAKVGLLDADIYGPSIPTMLGGGGSEMELTKNNKMMPLERHGLHVHSLGYLVEDNDATIWRGPMASGALQQLYKDTAWPALDYLIVDMPPGTGDIQLTMAQKLPVTGAVVVTTPQTVALKDAEKGVAMFEKLNIPLIGILENMSFYQCPSCGHEDAVFGKNGGAVMATEHNLPLLGQWPLNSELRESLDGDTPLLLAQPEHPLSQLILNSAQQVAAKLYYQQENSL, from the coding sequence ATGATGAAAGATTTTACTCACCCCTTATTGCCTAATGGCATACCCGATAACTGGGTAACTGGCTCCGGTAAGCAACGGGTATTGAATTTGCCTTTTGTTGCTGGCGAGTCCTTGCTGAAAGCCATACAAGAGGATTCTGAACTGGGCGAGTTTGACTGGCAGCTTAATTGTCAGATCAAAAAATTGAAGAACTCACAGCCGGAATTACCGCTTACCACGGGTAATGTCATTGTTGTCTCCTCAGGCAAAGGCGGAGTGGGGAAATCCTCTGTCAGTGTGAATCTGGCACTAGCTTTATCACAGCTAGGCGCCAAGGTTGGCTTGCTGGATGCCGATATTTACGGGCCATCAATTCCGACCATGCTTGGCGGTGGCGGCTCAGAGATGGAGCTGACCAAGAACAATAAAATGATGCCTTTAGAGCGCCACGGATTGCATGTACATTCGCTGGGATACCTGGTTGAGGACAACGATGCGACTATTTGGCGCGGTCCTATGGCAAGTGGCGCTCTGCAGCAGCTTTACAAAGACACGGCCTGGCCAGCGCTTGATTATCTTATTGTGGATATGCCGCCGGGTACTGGCGATATTCAGTTGACCATGGCACAAAAATTACCGGTAACTGGCGCGGTGGTAGTAACCACACCTCAAACCGTTGCACTTAAAGACGCGGAGAAAGGCGTGGCTATGTTTGAAAAGCTGAATATTCCGCTTATAGGCATATTGGAAAACATGAGTTTTTACCAATGTCCGTCGTGTGGGCATGAAGATGCGGTTTTTGGCAAAAACGGGGGGGCGGTTATGGCAACTGAGCACAACTTACCGTTATTGGGACAGTGGCCTTTGAACAGTGAGCTGCGCGAGAGTCTGGATGGCGATACACCACTATTGTTAGCACAGCCGGAACACCCGTTAAGTCAGCTAATTTTAAATTCAGCGCAACAAGTTGCAGCAAAACTCTATTATCAGCAAGAAAATTCGTTATAG
- a CDS encoding DUF192 domain-containing protein — translation MNYRVLFILISALPFCSLAQQWNVPEPQEFDKTEVCLGELEQPLTVELADNQQQQARGLMQRESLGEYNGMWFRYGNERPGYSGFWMYQTLIPLDIAYLDRQGRIVKTFTMRPCGSDDPTQCRSYSPGKNYWSVLEVNGGFFAEHDIRMGDQLRKAEGESCEQKYGKE, via the coding sequence ATGAACTATCGAGTGCTTTTTATATTAATCAGCGCCTTACCTTTTTGCAGTCTGGCGCAGCAATGGAATGTTCCTGAACCACAAGAATTTGATAAAACCGAAGTCTGTCTGGGCGAACTTGAACAACCTTTGACAGTCGAGCTAGCGGATAATCAGCAGCAACAAGCGCGGGGTTTAATGCAGCGTGAGTCACTGGGTGAGTACAATGGAATGTGGTTCCGTTATGGAAATGAGCGGCCCGGCTACAGTGGTTTCTGGATGTACCAGACATTAATTCCATTAGATATTGCTTACCTTGATCGACAAGGCCGTATTGTGAAAACGTTCACGATGCGACCTTGCGGCAGCGATGATCCAACGCAATGCAGAAGCTATTCTCCGGGGAAAAATTACTGGAGCGTACTTGAGGTCAATGGCGGATTTTTTGCGGAGCACGATATTCGCATGGGCGATCAATTAAGAAAAGCTGAGGGCGAGAGCTGTGAGCAAAAATACGGTAAAGAGTAA
- a CDS encoding gluconeogenesis factor YvcK family protein, which produces MQLHSLRRITAIGGGHGLGRVLSTLSFMKHKLVGIVATTDNGGATGLLRESQHCIAWGDIRNCLSQLVEQPLAAEVLNYRFDCTSSLHGHNFGNLLLYTLDQLSARPLDGIQLLSRLLNVDNRILPMSECPTDLIATTNDGIQCHGEIRIDKLPVMPRKLSLSGSVTATPEAIRHIRSSQLILLGPGSFMTSVMPPLLINGVRDALRTTQAKVVFIDNLVDENGPAGKLSLAEKVGFIEKQLGKQVIDLVLSNKQEKDLKLPVIGGLQSDEDVYYRHNTSNLLAKLEEAAKQLLVESA; this is translated from the coding sequence ATGCAACTTCATTCTTTACGACGTATCACCGCAATAGGCGGTGGCCACGGTCTCGGTCGGGTACTGTCGACTCTGTCGTTTATGAAACATAAGTTAGTCGGTATTGTAGCAACCACAGATAACGGCGGCGCAACCGGTTTGTTACGTGAGTCACAACACTGCATTGCCTGGGGGGATATCCGCAACTGCCTGTCACAACTTGTTGAACAACCGCTAGCGGCCGAAGTACTGAATTATCGTTTTGATTGCACATCGTCACTGCATGGTCATAACTTCGGTAACCTGCTGCTTTATACACTGGACCAGCTCAGTGCCCGCCCGTTAGATGGTATACAGCTATTAAGTCGTTTGCTGAACGTCGATAATCGCATACTTCCTATGTCGGAATGCCCGACCGATCTCATTGCGACAACCAACGATGGCATTCAGTGTCATGGTGAAATACGCATTGATAAACTGCCGGTTATGCCACGCAAGCTCTCCTTATCCGGCAGCGTTACTGCAACCCCCGAAGCGATACGCCATATTCGAAGCAGTCAGTTAATCTTGCTGGGACCGGGAAGTTTCATGACCTCGGTTATGCCACCGTTACTCATTAATGGTGTCCGCGATGCCTTACGGACAACTCAGGCCAAAGTGGTGTTTATTGATAATCTGGTGGATGAAAACGGCCCTGCCGGGAAACTCAGCCTGGCTGAAAAAGTCGGCTTTATCGAGAAGCAATTGGGTAAGCAGGTTATCGACTTAGTTTTAAGCAACAAGCAAGAAAAAGACCTAAAATTACCGGTTATTGGCGGTTTGCAGAGTGATGAAGATGTCTACTACCGCCATAATACAAGCAATTTACTGGCTAAATTAGAAGAAGCCGCGAAACAACTCCTGGTGGAGAGTGCTTAG